From a single Sus scrofa isolate TJ Tabasco breed Duroc chromosome 13, Sscrofa11.1, whole genome shotgun sequence genomic region:
- the SST gene encoding somatostatin precursor translates to MLSCRLQCALAALSIVLALGGVTGAPSDPRLRQFLQKSLAAAAGKQELAKYFLAELLSEPNQTENDALEPEDLSQAAEQDEMRLELQRSANSNPAMAPRERKAGCKNFFWKTFTSC, encoded by the exons ATGCTGTCCTGCCGCCTCCAGTGCGCGCTGGCCGCGCTCTCCATCGTCCTGGCTCTGGGCGGTGTCACTGGCGCGCCCTCGGATCCCCGACTCCGTCAGTTTCTGCAGAAGTCCCTGGCTGCTGCCGCTGGGAAGCAG GAACTGGCCAAGTACTTCTTGGCGGAGCTGCTCTCTGAACCCAACCAGACAGAGAACGATGCCCTGGAGCCTGAAGATTTGTCCCAGGCTGCTGAGCAGGATGAAATGaggctggagctgcagagatCAGCTAACTCAAACCCGGCCATGGCACCCCGAGAACGCAAAGCTGGCTGCAAGAATTTCTTCTGGAAGACTTTCACATCCTGTTAG